Proteins from a single region of Pseudomonas ekonensis:
- a CDS encoding Csu type fimbrial protein: MRTFASRIGLSLLGLTLASSAGAATTVTGQITSSLILISSCQVNGAGGSSGLNFGALNFGTSNSLFTTASGQVLGGGGGALSILCSAGTTPVVKVRAGAHDGQSAGGTRALYDGVANYVPYDLYTDAGHSQLLAIDGTISLATSTGVAQTVNIYGQAVGKAGLPAGTYTDTISVELTF, encoded by the coding sequence CATCAAGGATAGGCCTGTCGCTGCTCGGCCTGACGCTGGCCTCCAGCGCCGGCGCCGCCACCACGGTCACCGGTCAGATCACCTCCAGCCTGATCCTGATCAGCAGTTGCCAGGTGAACGGCGCGGGCGGCTCGTCCGGCCTGAACTTCGGCGCCTTGAACTTCGGCACCAGCAACAGCCTGTTCACCACCGCCAGCGGGCAAGTGCTGGGCGGCGGAGGCGGCGCGTTGTCGATCCTCTGTTCGGCCGGCACCACGCCGGTGGTCAAGGTGCGGGCCGGCGCCCACGACGGGCAGTCCGCCGGGGGCACGCGGGCGCTGTACGACGGGGTCGCCAACTACGTGCCCTACGACCTGTACACCGACGCGGGGCATTCGCAGCTGCTGGCCATCGACGGCACCATCAGCCTCGCCACCAGCACCGGCGTGGCCCAGACCGTGAACATCTACGGTCAGGCGGTTGGCAAGGCCGGACTGCCGGCGGGCACCTACACCGACACCATTTCCGTCGAACTGACGTTCTAG
- a CDS encoding Csu type fimbrial protein, with protein MGRRGWTALLLLCGFGVPLPLAAVTSQSFQVSATVTPGCLVVGGVSNYGALNFGSSSALATGTVQVALTGGVQLQCTPGVALNMTVDGGLYNSGGRNLQLNSGSARVAYSLFRDAAYSQSLGIGQSVAVTYSDANNISLPIYGRVQLPGNQPGGTYSDVLQVQLSW; from the coding sequence ATGGGCCGGCGGGGCTGGACGGCACTGCTCCTGCTCTGCGGGTTCGGCGTGCCGTTGCCGTTGGCGGCGGTGACCAGCCAGAGCTTCCAGGTCAGCGCCACGGTGACGCCGGGTTGCCTGGTGGTGGGCGGGGTGTCGAACTACGGCGCCTTGAACTTCGGTTCGAGTTCGGCCCTGGCCACCGGCACGGTGCAGGTGGCGCTGACGGGTGGCGTGCAGTTGCAATGCACGCCGGGGGTGGCGCTGAACATGACTGTCGACGGCGGCCTGTACAACAGCGGCGGGCGCAACCTGCAGCTCAACAGCGGCAGTGCGCGGGTGGCCTACTCGCTGTTTCGCGATGCCGCCTACAGCCAGAGCCTGGGCATCGGTCAGAGCGTGGCGGTGACCTACAGCGACGCGAACAACATCAGCCTGCCGATCTACGGGCGGGTGCAATTGCCGGGCAATCAGCCTGGGGGGACTTACAGCGACGTGCTGCAGGTGCAGCTGTCGTGGTGA
- a CDS encoding fimbrial biogenesis chaperone, with amino-acid sequence MGAFTSRHRFWVMPVLALVAALKAQAASSVLIWPIDPVLEADQQASALWLENRGNETANLQIRVFGWSQSGFEEQYRNQREVIGSPPVAKIEPGQKQLVRLTRTQDVPPGQELAYRIIIDEIPSALPPAAEDGKTAAAIRFQMRYSVPLFAYGAGLWSKEDSTRQRDPKGVGVPQLSWRTVAVDGRPFVEVRNQGAVHARLTDVAIRQGGQSKPLAEGLLGYVLPGAVMRWPAPVPPGGEAALQVRVNGATQVQSIAPAR; translated from the coding sequence ATGGGGGCATTCACGTCACGGCATCGGTTTTGGGTGATGCCGGTTCTGGCATTGGTTGCTGCGCTCAAGGCGCAGGCCGCCAGTTCGGTGCTGATCTGGCCCATCGATCCGGTACTGGAGGCCGATCAGCAGGCCAGCGCGCTGTGGCTGGAAAACCGCGGCAATGAAACCGCCAACCTGCAGATCCGTGTGTTCGGCTGGAGCCAGAGCGGGTTCGAGGAGCAGTACCGCAACCAGCGCGAAGTGATCGGCAGCCCGCCGGTGGCGAAGATCGAACCGGGGCAAAAGCAACTGGTGCGCCTGACCCGCACCCAAGACGTCCCGCCCGGTCAGGAGCTGGCGTACCGGATCATCATCGACGAAATCCCGTCGGCCTTGCCGCCCGCCGCCGAAGACGGCAAGACCGCGGCGGCGATCCGCTTTCAGATGCGTTACTCGGTACCGCTGTTCGCCTACGGCGCCGGGTTGTGGAGCAAGGAGGACAGCACCCGCCAGCGCGACCCCAAAGGCGTCGGCGTGCCGCAGTTGAGCTGGCGCACGGTGGCGGTGGACGGCCGGCCCTTCGTGGAGGTGCGCAACCAGGGGGCGGTGCATGCGCGCTTGACCGATGTGGCGATACGTCAGGGCGGGCAAAGCAAGCCCCTGGCCGAAGGGCTGCTGGGCTATGTGTTGCCCGGTGCGGTGATGCGCTGGCCGGCCCCGGTGCCGCCGGGAGGGGAGGCGGCGTTGCAGGTCCGCGTCAACGGCGCGACGCAGGTGCAGAGCATCGCCCCGGCGCGGTAG